DNA sequence from the Deltaproteobacteria bacterium genome:
GACACGAGAAACAGACCGGCGGACATGATCTACGGCCTGATAGACCTGAAACTTAGGGCGGATTCGACGGGTGGCACCATGGTGATCACCTTCTATCTGTCAGCTCCGATTCCTGAAGGGTACGGATGGTACAAGCACAGCACCCTCACCGGGTGGTATGACTACAACGACTACGCCCTGTTCGATCCATCCCGGGACAGGGTGACTCTCACCCTTGTCGACGGTGGTAGCGGAGACGACGATGGGCTCGCCAATGGAATGATAGAGGATCCGTCGGTCCTCGGGACTTCCGCGGCAGCGGTCGGGGAAGAGCTTCTGGGTCCGAGGTCGGACAGGGGAGAGTTGAGGGGATGCTTCATCTCCACTGCCCTGGGTTTCTGATCCTTCTCGGTCGAAAAAAACCCGGGTTTTTCCCTTCACGTGTGCCTACAAGAGATGCCTTTGCCCTCGACTCCGCCGATAGTATGGTATGACGCATGGGGCGTGGAGAATAGAAATCGAAGCAAGGCCTCTCTTTTTCTCCCTTCTTCCTGCAGAAGATAGACGGATCACATACGGAATTCCGGCTGCCAGACCCTCCGGCTTGTCCATTTGCCTAAAAGGGGGTATCATGATCGATCTGCAAGGGAGAAAATGTCTTTTTACCGCTACGGAGCGGCGAGATCTGCAAGACGAGGTCCGAGAAGTTGGGCAGGTCGAAAATCAACATTTACCTGGCTTTGTCTTTGATCTCAATGGCGGTGATATTCTATCTCTCCCTGTGCGAGATCGACATAAGGACGCCAGGTTTCTCCTCTGGAGACAAGTTGCTCCACATGCTGGCCTATGGGGTTCTGGCCTGTCTGATCTACATGGCCTTGAAAGAGGCGGGTGTGGCGAGAAGTCGTGCCTTGGCCCTGGCCTTTGCCAGCTCCTTTGCTTACGGCCTCTGCAATGAAACCCTCCAGTACTTTCTCCCGTGGCGAGAGGCGGATGTCCTTGATATGACGGCAAACGGGGTTGGCGCCTTCTTTTTCCCTCTGGTTCTGTGGTATAGAGGCTACTAACGGTGTGGGAGCGGATTCGGTTGATGCGATGGAAAAGGAAGTGAAGATGGGAAAGCCCAAGAGTGATTACGTTACCTGGCAAGACGCCACGGTGGGCAAAAGCGACCGTGAGCGGCTCATCGGCCAAAAGGGGGTGACCCTTTGGTTTACCGGACTGTCATGCTCTGGGAAGTCCACCCTGGCGAATGAGGTCCAGAAAAGGCTTTTTGAGAGAGGCCATCTTTCCTACGTGCTGGACGGCGACAATATCCGGCAGGGTCTCAACAGGGACCTCGGCTTTTCCCCTGATGACAGGAGAGAAAACATCCGGAGAATCGGGGAGGTGGCGAAGCTCTTCAGGGAGGCGGGGGTGATCACCCTTGTGGCCTTCATATCACCCTATCGGGCGGACAGGAGAGCAGCCCGGGGATTGGCAAGACGGGGCGAGTTTGTGGAGATCTTCTGCTGTTGCGATCTTGAGACGTGCGAAAGGCGGGACGTCAAGGGTCTCTACAGGAAGGCCAGATCCGGTGAGATCGCTGAATTCACGGGGGTGTCAGCCCCTTATGAGGAGCCTGAAGATCCTGAGATCATCCTTCACACCGACAGGGAGCGTGTAGAGGAGAGCGCAGAGAGGGTAATGTGTTATCTCGAGGAGAAAGGTATTATCAGGAAGCCCTGACGTAGACAGAACAAAGGGCTCTGGTGTCTCCGCCCTGTGCCAGGTGGGAGACACGCGGGGAAGGTCTCAATAATGGCGAGACTACTGGTCATAGGACTCGACTGCGCCACTCCCCAGTACGTTTTTGATGAGTGGCCGCGTGATCTTCCCGTCCTGGACAGGCTGATGGAGGAGGGAACCTACGGTGTACTGACGAGTACCATTCCCCCCATCACGGTTCCTGCCTGGATCTGTATGCTCTCCAGCAAGGATCCCGGACAGTTGGGAATTTACGGTTTCAGGAACCGGAAGAGTTACAGGTACGGAAACCTCTACATTCCCAATTCCACCCATATCAGAGAGAGGATGGTCTGGGAGTATCTCGACGATGCGGGTCTCACATCGATCCTGATCGGCATCCCCCAGACGTTTCCGCCAAAACCCCTGAGGGGGATAATGGTTGCCTCCTTCCTCGCTCCCGACAAATCGGTTCAATACACCTACCCTGCCGAGGTCAAGGCCGAGTTGGACAGGATAGCTGATGGCGACTATATGTTCGATGTCAGGAATTTCCGGAGGCAGGACAAGGGGGCGTTGCTGGATGAGATCTATCTGATGACTCGGAGGCGATTCAAGGTTGTAAGGCACTACCTGGAGCACAATCCGTGGGATTTCTTCATGTTTGTTGAAATGGGGATCGACCGGATTCATCACGGCTTCTGGCGATTTCAGGACAAAGAGCACCGTCTCTATGACCCTGGGAGTCCTTACAGAAATGTCATTAAGCGCTATTACCAAGAGATAGACCGGCAGATAGGAGACCTGCTCGCAGGTGTGGAATCAGATGTGGCCGTCATGGTTGTCTCGGATCATGGTGCGAAAAGGATGGACGGCGCCGTCTGCATCAACGAGTGGTTGATCAGGCAAGGCTATCTGCGACTGAAGGTGGAACCGGACAGCCCCACCCGCCTGACCGAGGATATGATAGACTGGCAGCGGACACTGGCATGGGGTGAGGGGGGATACTACTCGCGAATCTTTCTGAACGTCAAGGGTAGGGAGCCCCAAGGAATCCTTCCCCAGGAGGATTTAGATAGGTTTCGGGATCAGCTTAAGGGAGAGATGGAATCCCTGGAAGGCAACGAGTCGGGACCCGATAGGGTCCGGGTCTTGAGGCCTGAGGAGATCTATCGCTCGGTGGAAAACATCCCTCCGGACCTGCTCGTATGTTTCGGGGATCTGAGTTGGAGGGGGGCAGGTACCGTCGGCCACAAGAAAATCTATCTCTACGAGAACGATACGGGGCCAGATGATGCGAATCATGCCCAGGAAGGGATCTTTGTTTTCCGGGGAGATTCGGCGAGCAGGAAGGCGACTCCCCTTGCAGCGCGTAAGAGGCTCGATGGTCTCTCCCTATATGATGTGGCTCCGACTATTTTGGATTTCTTCGGAATCCCGGTTCCTTCCGACATGGTAGGCCGGTCCATCCTGGGAGAGGCCAGCCGGATCAGCTCCGGCAAGGTTCCCGGACCGCAGCCTCAGGGCAAGGACTACTCGCCGGATGAGGAGGAGATCATTCGAAGGCATCTGGAAGATCTCGGATATCTGTGATGTGGGGCGGGTCGATGTCCTTTCGGCAGAGCGCCTTGAAGGGTTGGGCCTGTACGGGGTGAGGACTCGTGTGGCTTTCTTGCACGGGCCGGCCGAAATCAGCGGAGACCGGCACGGGGCCCGATGGTCGTTGCTACATTTATGTAAGTCCTTTTTTCCATTTATGAAATCGACTGCTCTTCTCACGTGTTGGAGCAGTCTGTTTACAAAGGGAGGAGTGTTCGGTAAGTTCTGGCAATCACAACCGAATCTCTTAGGGTGAGAATCTCTCTTGTCGGTGGATTCCTTCCGGTATCCCCTTTGCTTTCTCTTCGGTTCTGAGCGGAGAGTCGGCTTGACCATCCAAGGGGCAGAGATGAGAAGGATTCTGACGATTATTTTCTTCTTGCTTTCCCCATTCACAGCAGGTGCAGCTCATCTCGATCTGGCTTGGAGCCCCAACGAGGAACCGGACCTTGCGGGCTACAGGGTCTATTACGGGACTTCGTCCGGGCAGTACGCAGGCTGCCT
Encoded proteins:
- a CDS encoding VanZ family protein; translation: MGRSKINIYLALSLISMAVIFYLSLCEIDIRTPGFSSGDKLLHMLAYGVLACLIYMALKEAGVARSRALALAFASSFAYGLCNETLQYFLPWREADVLDMTANGVGAFFFPLVLWYRGY
- the cysC gene encoding adenylyl-sulfate kinase translates to MGKPKSDYVTWQDATVGKSDRERLIGQKGVTLWFTGLSCSGKSTLANEVQKRLFERGHLSYVLDGDNIRQGLNRDLGFSPDDRRENIRRIGEVAKLFREAGVITLVAFISPYRADRRAARGLARRGEFVEIFCCCDLETCERRDVKGLYRKARSGEIAEFTGVSAPYEEPEDPEIILHTDRERVEESAERVMCYLEEKGIIRKP
- a CDS encoding alkaline phosphatase family protein — its product is MARLLVIGLDCATPQYVFDEWPRDLPVLDRLMEEGTYGVLTSTIPPITVPAWICMLSSKDPGQLGIYGFRNRKSYRYGNLYIPNSTHIRERMVWEYLDDAGLTSILIGIPQTFPPKPLRGIMVASFLAPDKSVQYTYPAEVKAELDRIADGDYMFDVRNFRRQDKGALLDEIYLMTRRRFKVVRHYLEHNPWDFFMFVEMGIDRIHHGFWRFQDKEHRLYDPGSPYRNVIKRYYQEIDRQIGDLLAGVESDVAVMVVSDHGAKRMDGAVCINEWLIRQGYLRLKVEPDSPTRLTEDMIDWQRTLAWGEGGYYSRIFLNVKGREPQGILPQEDLDRFRDQLKGEMESLEGNESGPDRVRVLRPEEIYRSVENIPPDLLVCFGDLSWRGAGTVGHKKIYLYENDTGPDDANHAQEGIFVFRGDSASRKATPLAARKRLDGLSLYDVAPTILDFFGIPVPSDMVGRSILGEASRISSGKVPGPQPQGKDYSPDEEEIIRRHLEDLGYL